The Amycolatopsis mongoliensis genome includes a window with the following:
- a CDS encoding branched-chain amino acid aminotransferase, producing MTTSTQFAHVPHPSPASADRVAEVLETPGFGLYFTDHMVTVKWSKSEGWHDAQVGPYAPFTLDPATSVLHYGQAIFEGLKAYRQPDGSIASFRPDANAARFRQSAERLAMPQLPEEVFVESLRELVAVDSRWVPTRQGDSLYLRPFMISTSTGLGVNSPAADYVYTVIASPAGSYFSGGVKPVSVWLSTEYVRAAPGGTGAAKCAGNYAASFVAQAQAVEKGCDQVVWLDAVERRWVEEMGGMNLFFVFGSGENARVVTPELTGSLLPGVTRKSLLQLASRLGYKIEERRISTEEWEKASASGELTETFACGTAAVITPVGHVKHANGEFTIADGQPGELTMKLREELTGIQEGTRPDVDHWMVKLA from the coding sequence ATGACCACCTCGACGCAGTTCGCCCATGTCCCGCACCCGAGTCCTGCGAGCGCGGACCGTGTCGCGGAGGTACTCGAGACGCCCGGTTTCGGGCTGTACTTCACCGACCACATGGTGACCGTCAAGTGGTCGAAGAGCGAAGGCTGGCACGACGCCCAGGTCGGCCCCTACGCCCCGTTCACGCTCGACCCGGCGACCTCGGTGCTGCACTACGGCCAGGCCATCTTCGAGGGCCTCAAGGCCTACCGCCAGCCGGACGGCTCGATCGCGTCGTTCCGCCCGGACGCCAACGCCGCGCGGTTCCGGCAGTCGGCCGAGCGGCTCGCGATGCCGCAGCTGCCCGAGGAGGTCTTCGTCGAGTCGCTGCGGGAGCTCGTCGCGGTCGACAGCCGGTGGGTGCCCACCCGCCAGGGTGATTCGCTCTACCTGCGGCCGTTCATGATCTCGACGTCCACCGGCCTCGGCGTCAACAGCCCGGCCGCCGACTACGTGTACACGGTCATCGCGTCCCCGGCCGGCTCGTACTTCTCCGGTGGCGTGAAGCCGGTGAGCGTCTGGCTGTCGACGGAGTACGTTCGCGCGGCGCCCGGCGGCACCGGCGCGGCGAAGTGCGCCGGCAACTACGCGGCGTCGTTCGTCGCGCAGGCGCAGGCCGTGGAGAAGGGCTGCGACCAGGTGGTGTGGCTCGACGCGGTGGAGCGGCGCTGGGTCGAGGAGATGGGCGGGATGAACCTGTTCTTCGTCTTCGGCTCCGGCGAGAACGCCCGGGTGGTCACGCCCGAGCTGACCGGTTCGCTGCTGCCCGGCGTCACCCGCAAGTCGTTGCTGCAGCTGGCTTCGCGGCTCGGCTACAAGATCGAAGAGCGCCGCATCTCCACCGAGGAGTGGGAGAAGGCGTCGGCTTCGGGTGAGCTGACCGAGACGTTCGCCTGCGGCACGGCGGCAGTGATCACCCCGGTCGGGCACGTCAAGCACGCGAACGGCGAGTTCACGATCGCCGACGGGCAGCCGGGTGAGCTGACGATGAAGCTGCGCGAAGAGCTGACGGGGATCCAGGAGGGCACCCGGCCCGACGTGGACCACTGGATGGTCAAGCTCGCCTGA
- a CDS encoding TRAP transporter permease produces MTTGPVEEDTPAAIAAEHDEERPARALSRVPDRVVYFVALAVAILVLKQVFFPFAKGNQFYLVLFLGVTLPLVFLCYRPRLRGRDDPGWTDWALAAVALAVGLYPVLVGYDDFLNRQGILSPLDVVAGALLLVLVLEATRRTTGLVLPIVCLLFLAYAYYGGYLPQNWGIAHAGIDFSQIVNALYNDASGFYGTPLDVAASYIVLFTLYGAVLNASGAGRFFVDISFAAFRKSRTAPGRTTVLSGFLLGTVSGSGTATAVSLGSITWPILKKAGYPRENAGGLLAASGIGAILSPPTLGAAAFIIAEYLQTSYLTVLIWATVPTLLYYLGIVFAMEADARRFEAEPVDVPHGDPWKLLLRGGYHFLSLAIIVVFLALDIPPFAAVVYATGVAALFALIARRRDVKGWAKDMVDALSAGVRGALPVIAVCAAAGVITSTITKTGLGLELADALVELAGALTDNGTVVLILTVLLSAIAVGVLGLAVPVTASFIIAWVVIGPALETLGVADAERAMFIFYYAVLSEVTPPTALAAVASAAITGGSVLGTMWQCWKYTLPAFLVPIAFVLTDNGAALLLQSDVLTVLWVAAVSAVAVAALAVVTGGWLFGPVSLPVRLLFVPAALCLLYLEPVPIAAGVAFGVVAVLAHAVIKRRTA; encoded by the coding sequence GTGACCACCGGGCCGGTCGAAGAGGACACTCCCGCCGCGATCGCCGCCGAGCACGACGAAGAACGGCCGGCCCGCGCCCTCTCCCGCGTTCCCGACCGCGTCGTCTACTTCGTCGCCCTCGCCGTCGCGATCCTCGTGCTCAAGCAGGTGTTCTTCCCCTTCGCCAAGGGCAACCAGTTCTACCTCGTGCTCTTCCTCGGCGTGACGCTCCCGCTGGTCTTCCTCTGCTACCGCCCGCGGCTGCGCGGCCGCGACGACCCCGGCTGGACGGACTGGGCCCTGGCCGCCGTGGCCCTCGCCGTCGGCCTCTACCCAGTGCTCGTCGGCTACGACGACTTCCTGAACCGGCAGGGCATCCTGTCCCCGCTGGACGTCGTCGCCGGCGCGCTGCTGCTCGTGCTGGTCCTCGAGGCCACCCGCCGCACGACCGGGCTGGTGCTGCCGATCGTCTGCCTGCTCTTCCTCGCCTACGCCTACTACGGCGGCTACCTCCCGCAGAACTGGGGCATCGCCCACGCCGGGATCGACTTCAGCCAGATCGTCAACGCGCTCTACAACGACGCCAGCGGCTTCTACGGCACCCCGCTCGACGTCGCGGCCAGCTACATCGTGCTGTTCACCCTCTACGGCGCCGTGCTCAACGCCTCCGGCGCCGGCCGGTTCTTCGTGGACATCTCCTTCGCCGCCTTCCGGAAGTCGCGGACGGCGCCGGGCCGGACCACCGTGCTGTCGGGCTTCCTGCTCGGCACGGTCTCGGGTTCGGGCACCGCGACGGCGGTCAGCCTCGGCTCGATCACCTGGCCGATCCTCAAGAAAGCCGGCTACCCCAGGGAGAACGCGGGCGGGCTGCTCGCCGCGTCCGGCATCGGCGCGATCCTCTCGCCGCCGACGCTCGGCGCCGCGGCGTTCATCATCGCCGAGTACCTGCAGACGTCGTACCTGACCGTGCTGATCTGGGCGACCGTCCCGACGCTGCTCTACTACCTCGGCATCGTGTTCGCGATGGAGGCCGACGCGCGGCGCTTCGAGGCCGAGCCGGTCGACGTCCCGCACGGCGATCCCTGGAAGCTCCTGCTGCGCGGCGGCTACCACTTCCTGTCGCTGGCGATCATCGTCGTGTTCCTGGCCCTGGACATCCCGCCGTTCGCCGCGGTGGTCTACGCCACCGGCGTCGCCGCGCTCTTCGCGCTGATCGCCCGCCGCCGCGACGTCAAAGGCTGGGCCAAGGACATGGTCGACGCGCTCTCGGCCGGGGTCCGCGGAGCGCTGCCGGTGATCGCGGTGTGCGCGGCGGCCGGCGTGATCACCTCGACCATCACCAAGACCGGGCTCGGCCTCGAACTCGCCGACGCGCTGGTGGAACTGGCCGGCGCGCTCACCGACAACGGCACGGTGGTCCTGATCCTGACCGTGCTGCTCTCGGCGATCGCCGTCGGCGTGCTCGGGCTCGCGGTGCCGGTCACCGCCAGCTTCATCATCGCGTGGGTGGTGATCGGCCCGGCGCTGGAGACGCTCGGGGTCGCCGACGCCGAGCGCGCGATGTTCATCTTCTACTACGCCGTGCTTTCGGAGGTCACGCCGCCGACCGCGCTCGCCGCCGTCGCCTCGGCGGCGATCACCGGCGGGTCGGTGCTCGGCACCATGTGGCAGTGCTGGAAGTACACGCTTCCCGCGTTCCTGGTGCCGATCGCCTTCGTGCTCACCGACAACGGCGCCGCGCTGCTGCTGCAGTCCGATGTGCTCACCGTGCTGTGGGTGGCGGCGGTGTCCGCGGTGGCCGTCGCCGCGCTGGCGGTGGTGACCGGGGGCTGGCTGTTCGGGCCGGTCAGCCTGCCCGTGCGGCTGCTGTTCGTGCCCGCGGCCCTGTGCCTGCTCTACCTGGAGCCGGTGCCGATCGCGGCCGGCGTCGCGTTCGGTGTCGTAGCCGTGCTCGCCCACGCCGTGATCAAGAGGAGGACAGCATGA
- a CDS encoding DUF402 domain-containing protein: MSDRRWRPGETVVERFHRPDGSIGQVHPLRALADDGRVLLAWIPAGTPIVGSRLADGRHMADAPLDQRFRIPRVPVPDFWHHTSTLRRIADDEWSSVWWFFDAAGRFTNWYVNLEVPLGRTPAGVDRIDGVLDVVVDRDGTWRWDDEDEAEVAIDAGRLTQEQLDRLRAEGERIGALAERGAYPFDGTGTDFRPDPDWPAPELPAGLLEGLSPRSGGGAAPAPR, translated from the coding sequence GTGAGTGATCGACGCTGGCGGCCGGGGGAGACCGTGGTCGAACGGTTCCACCGCCCGGACGGCTCGATCGGCCAGGTCCACCCGCTGCGCGCGCTCGCCGACGACGGCCGCGTCCTGCTCGCCTGGATCCCGGCGGGAACCCCGATCGTGGGCAGCCGGCTGGCGGATGGCCGGCACATGGCGGACGCGCCCCTGGACCAGCGGTTCCGCATCCCGCGCGTGCCGGTGCCGGACTTCTGGCACCACACGTCCACGCTGCGGCGCATCGCCGACGACGAGTGGTCGTCGGTGTGGTGGTTCTTCGACGCCGCGGGCCGGTTCACGAACTGGTACGTCAACCTCGAGGTCCCGCTCGGCCGGACCCCGGCCGGGGTCGACCGCATCGACGGCGTGCTCGACGTCGTCGTCGACCGGGACGGCACCTGGCGCTGGGACGACGAGGACGAGGCCGAGGTCGCGATCGACGCCGGCCGCCTGACGCAGGAGCAGCTCGACCGGCTGCGCGCGGAAGGCGAGCGGATCGGCGCGCTGGCCGAGCGCGGCGCCTACCCGTTCGACGGGACCGGCACCGACTTCCGCCCGGATCCGGACTGGCCGGCGCCGGAACTGCCCGCGGGGCTGCTCGAGGGGCTCAGCCCGCGGTCAGGAGGAGGAGCAGCGCCAGCACCGCGTTGA
- the lpdA gene encoding dihydrolipoyl dehydrogenase produces the protein MTDTSADLVILGGGSGGYAAAFRAAELGLSVTLIEKDKLGGTCLHRGCIPTKALLHAAEVADETREAEAVGVKAVFEGIDIAGVNKYKDGIVARLYKGLQGLAKAHKVNLVEGSGTFVGGTTVEVDGTRYTGKNVILATGSYSRTLPGLELGGRVIASEQALALDYVPKKVVVLGGGVIGVEFASVWASFGVDVTIVEALPRLVPNEDEFASKQLERAFRRRKIAFKTGVKFTGAKQDDNGVSVSLESGETIEADLLLVAVGRGPNSAGHGYEEAGVKIERGFVLTDERLRTNLPNVYAVGDIVPGLQLAHRGFQQGIFVAEEIAGQNPRVIDESGIPRVTYSHPEVASVGLTESQAKDKYGADVTTFTYDLGGNGKSQILKTSGGVKLVKAPDGPVVGVHMVGDRVGELIGEAQLIYSWEAFPEDVAPLIHAHPTQTEALGEAFLALAGKPLHVHS, from the coding sequence GTGACCGACACCTCCGCCGACCTCGTGATCCTGGGAGGCGGATCGGGCGGCTACGCCGCGGCGTTCCGCGCGGCCGAGCTGGGCCTTTCCGTCACGTTGATCGAGAAGGACAAGCTCGGCGGGACCTGCCTCCACCGGGGCTGCATCCCGACCAAGGCCCTGCTGCACGCAGCCGAGGTCGCCGACGAAACCCGCGAAGCCGAGGCGGTCGGCGTCAAGGCCGTCTTCGAGGGCATCGACATCGCCGGGGTCAACAAGTACAAGGACGGGATCGTCGCCCGGCTGTACAAGGGCCTCCAGGGCCTGGCCAAGGCCCACAAGGTGAACCTCGTCGAGGGCAGCGGCACGTTCGTCGGCGGCACGACCGTCGAGGTGGACGGCACCCGCTACACCGGCAAGAACGTCATCCTCGCCACCGGTTCCTACTCGCGCACGCTGCCCGGCCTGGAGCTCGGCGGCCGGGTCATCGCCAGCGAGCAGGCCCTGGCCCTGGACTACGTGCCCAAGAAGGTCGTCGTGCTGGGCGGCGGCGTCATCGGCGTCGAGTTCGCCAGCGTCTGGGCCTCCTTCGGCGTCGACGTCACCATCGTGGAAGCGCTGCCGCGGCTCGTCCCGAACGAGGACGAGTTCGCGTCCAAGCAGCTCGAGCGCGCTTTCCGCCGCCGCAAGATCGCCTTCAAGACCGGCGTGAAGTTCACCGGCGCGAAGCAGGACGACAACGGCGTGAGCGTCTCGCTGGAGTCCGGCGAGACCATCGAGGCCGACCTGCTGCTGGTCGCCGTCGGCCGCGGGCCGAACTCGGCGGGCCACGGCTACGAGGAGGCCGGCGTCAAGATCGAGCGCGGCTTCGTCCTCACCGACGAGCGGCTGCGCACCAACCTGCCGAACGTCTACGCCGTCGGCGACATCGTCCCCGGCCTGCAGCTCGCGCACCGCGGCTTCCAGCAGGGCATCTTCGTCGCCGAGGAGATCGCCGGGCAGAACCCGCGCGTGATCGACGAGAGCGGCATCCCGCGGGTCACCTACTCCCACCCGGAGGTCGCGTCGGTCGGGCTGACCGAGTCGCAGGCGAAGGACAAGTACGGCGCCGACGTCACGACGTTCACCTACGACCTCGGCGGCAACGGCAAGAGCCAGATCCTCAAGACCTCCGGCGGGGTCAAGCTGGTCAAGGCCCCGGACGGCCCGGTCGTCGGGGTCCACATGGTCGGCGACCGCGTCGGCGAGCTGATCGGCGAAGCGCAGCTGATCTACAGCTGGGAGGCCTTCCCCGAAGACGTCGCGCCGCTCATCCACGCGCACCCCACCCAGACCGAGGCCCTCGGTGAAGCGTTCCTCGCCCTCGCGGGGAAGCCGCTGCACGTGCACAGCTGA
- a CDS encoding SMI1/KNR4 family protein, producing the protein MDAGEYLETAVRDVLTAAEPGVDDQVGYAALLLAVTGALDEADRLAGQWLARTERPADALAAAPVRARAWAMLSEARGGRPEWAEGLVPLDLDAEERAHTAFLTKPVSDLDGVLPPGLAAEVVKQVAPSRPDRVRAALAEGDLARWASLAGPRPDVATLAATRALAPALVAGADPLGLRDWAPSCAGALVAALHERYPRDLGSWPELIAEIMRLRGSGETTLLRGRSPLPPPASEAAIRSAELRLGVGLPQDFREFLRTCDGLPADVVFPRLLGTAELRAENGVVILAEPAVLLLSASHVVEVDPVLGTTVHPSFRAALVQHATLLAQAG; encoded by the coding sequence GTGGACGCCGGTGAGTACCTCGAGACGGCGGTCCGCGACGTCCTGACCGCCGCCGAACCGGGCGTCGACGACCAGGTCGGGTACGCCGCGCTGCTGCTCGCCGTCACCGGCGCCCTCGACGAGGCCGACCGGCTGGCCGGGCAGTGGCTGGCGCGCACGGAACGCCCGGCGGACGCCCTGGCGGCGGCCCCGGTGCGCGCCCGCGCGTGGGCCATGCTGTCCGAAGCCCGCGGCGGCCGTCCGGAGTGGGCCGAGGGCTTGGTGCCGCTCGACCTCGACGCGGAGGAGCGAGCCCACACGGCGTTCTTGACCAAGCCGGTCTCCGACCTCGACGGCGTGCTGCCGCCGGGACTGGCCGCCGAGGTGGTCAAGCAGGTCGCGCCGTCCCGCCCCGACCGCGTCCGCGCGGCACTCGCCGAGGGCGACCTCGCGCGGTGGGCGTCGCTGGCCGGGCCGCGGCCGGACGTCGCGACGCTGGCGGCGACGCGCGCGCTGGCCCCTGCGCTGGTCGCGGGCGCGGACCCGCTCGGCCTGCGCGACTGGGCGCCGAGCTGCGCGGGGGCGCTGGTCGCGGCCCTGCACGAGCGGTACCCGCGTGACCTCGGCAGCTGGCCCGAGCTGATCGCGGAGATCATGCGGCTGCGCGGCTCGGGGGAAACGACGCTCCTGCGCGGCCGATCCCCCCTCCCGCCGCCGGCGTCGGAGGCGGCGATCCGCTCGGCGGAGCTGCGGCTGGGCGTCGGCCTGCCGCAGGACTTCCGCGAGTTCCTGCGCACCTGTGACGGCCTGCCCGCGGACGTCGTCTTCCCGCGGTTGCTGGGCACGGCCGAGCTGCGGGCCGAGAACGGCGTGGTGATCCTGGCCGAACCGGCGGTGCTGCTGCTCTCGGCGTCCCACGTGGTCGAGGTCGACCCGGTGCTCGGCACGACGGTCCACCCGTCGTTCCGCGCGGCGCTGGTCCAGCACGCCACTTTGCTCGCCCAAGCAGGCTAG
- a CDS encoding GNAT family N-acetyltransferase, translating into MTTLTAEKITPDNVAAACQLAVEPHQRDFVAPVAVSLAEAYTQPEIAWPRLILDDGEPVAFVMAGFAPEAKLDFFRCGIWRLNVGAGVQGRGLGRFAVETVLEEARRRGEKTATVLWIPAEGGPEGFYLKLGFRPTGQTFNGEVVGRIEL; encoded by the coding sequence GTGACCACCCTCACCGCGGAGAAGATCACCCCGGACAACGTCGCCGCCGCGTGCCAGCTGGCCGTCGAGCCCCACCAGAGGGACTTCGTCGCGCCGGTCGCCGTCTCGCTCGCCGAGGCCTACACCCAGCCCGAGATCGCCTGGCCGAGGCTGATCCTCGACGACGGGGAACCGGTCGCCTTCGTCATGGCCGGCTTCGCCCCGGAGGCGAAGCTCGACTTCTTCCGCTGCGGGATCTGGCGGCTCAACGTCGGCGCCGGAGTCCAGGGCCGCGGCCTCGGCCGGTTCGCCGTCGAGACGGTCCTCGAAGAGGCGCGGCGACGCGGCGAAAAGACCGCCACCGTGCTGTGGATCCCGGCCGAGGGCGGTCCGGAGGGCTTCTACCTCAAGCTGGGCTTCCGCCCCACCGGGCAGACCTTCAACGGCGAGGTGGTCGGCCGGATCGAGCTCTAG
- the cobT gene encoding nicotinate-nucleotide--dimethylbenzimidazole phosphoribosyltransferase encodes MEPENIEFPEITPPDDHARSAAIALHDKLVKPAGSLGRLEELGVWIAACQGQSPPRPFTRPRVIVFAGDHGIAAKGVSAYPAEVTAQLLGTMLTGGAAINVLAAAAGASVRVVDMAVDTEAPATRSIGEYKVRRGSGSIDVEDALTADEVKAAVRAGVAIADAEVDGGADLLIPGDLGIGNSTPASVLVAALTGTEPVAVVGRGSGIDDEAWMRKAAAVRDALRRARAVLADPVALLRTTAGADIAAMAGFLAQAAARRTPVVLDGLVACAAALVAEDLAPGARRWWVAGQRTAEPAHSLALEHLDLGPLLELDVRLGEGTGAVTALPLLMMAARVLAETATHEQAGVSGPVIPATAT; translated from the coding sequence GTGGAGCCGGAAAACATCGAGTTCCCCGAAATCACCCCGCCCGACGACCACGCCCGGTCCGCCGCGATCGCCCTGCACGACAAGCTGGTCAAGCCGGCGGGGTCGCTGGGCAGGCTCGAGGAGCTGGGTGTCTGGATCGCGGCCTGTCAGGGCCAGTCGCCGCCGCGGCCGTTCACCCGGCCGCGCGTGATCGTCTTCGCCGGCGACCACGGCATCGCCGCGAAGGGCGTCTCGGCCTATCCCGCGGAGGTCACCGCGCAGCTGCTGGGCACGATGCTGACCGGCGGCGCCGCGATCAACGTGCTGGCCGCCGCCGCGGGCGCGAGCGTCCGCGTGGTCGACATGGCCGTGGACACCGAAGCGCCCGCGACGCGCTCGATCGGCGAGTACAAGGTCCGCCGCGGCTCCGGGTCCATCGACGTCGAGGACGCGCTGACCGCCGACGAGGTCAAGGCGGCCGTCCGCGCCGGCGTCGCGATCGCCGACGCGGAGGTCGACGGCGGCGCGGACCTGCTCATCCCGGGCGACCTCGGGATCGGCAACAGCACGCCGGCGTCGGTGCTGGTGGCGGCGCTGACCGGCACCGAGCCGGTCGCGGTGGTCGGCCGCGGCTCCGGCATCGACGACGAGGCGTGGATGCGCAAGGCGGCGGCGGTGCGCGACGCGCTGCGCCGGGCCCGCGCGGTCCTGGCCGACCCGGTCGCCCTGCTGCGCACCACGGCGGGCGCGGACATCGCGGCGATGGCCGGGTTCCTGGCGCAGGCCGCGGCCCGCCGGACGCCGGTGGTGCTGGACGGGCTCGTCGCGTGCGCCGCGGCGCTCGTCGCCGAGGACCTCGCGCCGGGTGCGCGCCGGTGGTGGGTGGCCGGGCAGCGGACCGCCGAACCCGCCCACTCGCTCGCGCTGGAGCACCTGGACCTCGGCCCGCTGCTGGAGCTGGACGTCCGCCTCGGCGAAGGCACCGGCGCGGTGACGGCGTTGCCGCTGCTGATGATGGCCGCCCGGGTCCTCGCGGAGACGGCGACCCACGAGCAGGCCGGCGTCTCCGGCCCGGTCATCCCGGCCACCGCCACCTGA
- a CDS encoding leucyl aminopeptidase: protein MTVPKLALSDNTGEALAKTRADVIVIGTVAGEDGPLLAAGAAAVDAAFDGRLAGLLATLGASGKAEEVVKIPTLGKLPAGVVLAVGLGKEGDAVTPEQVRRAAGAAGRALAGTDRAFVTLSELDLQAAVEGTVLGSYVFTAYRSEKGDAPVAKVDFASPAAGTAREHKATLKAATSIAEAVLTARDLINTPPNDLYPASFADRAKKLAEDNGLEFEVLDEKALKRKGFGGILGVGGGSARQPRLVRIAYKPAKAAKKVALVGKGITFDSGGISLKPAANMDHMTSDMSGAAGVLASVVLAAKLKYPLEVVAHIPLAENLPSGTSYRPGDVLTMYGGKTVEVLNTDAEGRLVLVDAMVRAAEENPDYLIETSTLTGAQVVALGNRTAGVMGSDDFRDRVAAVMQATGENGWAMPLPEELRADLDSRLADLANVTGHRWGGMLAAGIFLREFVADGLDWVHIDIAGPSFNTGAPWGYTGKGGTGVPVRTIAAVLADIAANG, encoded by the coding sequence GTGACCGTGCCTAAGCTCGCCCTGTCCGACAACACCGGGGAGGCACTGGCCAAGACGCGCGCCGACGTGATCGTCATCGGTACCGTGGCCGGCGAGGACGGCCCGCTGCTCGCCGCGGGCGCCGCCGCCGTGGACGCCGCCTTCGACGGCCGGCTCGCCGGGCTCCTCGCCACCCTCGGCGCCAGCGGCAAGGCCGAAGAGGTCGTCAAGATCCCGACGCTGGGCAAGCTCCCGGCGGGCGTCGTGCTCGCCGTCGGCCTGGGCAAGGAGGGCGACGCCGTCACCCCCGAGCAGGTCCGCCGCGCCGCGGGGGCCGCCGGCCGCGCGCTGGCCGGCACCGACCGCGCGTTCGTGACGCTGTCGGAGCTCGACCTGCAGGCCGCCGTCGAGGGCACGGTCCTCGGCTCCTACGTCTTCACCGCCTACCGCTCCGAGAAGGGTGACGCCCCGGTCGCGAAGGTCGACTTCGCCAGCCCGGCGGCCGGGACCGCCCGCGAGCACAAGGCGACGCTCAAGGCCGCGACCAGCATCGCCGAGGCCGTCCTCACCGCCCGCGACCTGATCAACACCCCGCCGAACGACCTCTACCCGGCCTCCTTCGCCGACCGCGCGAAGAAGCTGGCCGAGGACAACGGCCTCGAGTTCGAGGTCCTCGACGAGAAGGCCCTGAAGCGCAAGGGCTTCGGCGGCATCCTCGGCGTCGGCGGCGGCTCCGCCCGCCAGCCGCGCCTGGTGCGCATCGCCTACAAGCCGGCCAAGGCCGCCAAGAAGGTCGCGCTGGTCGGCAAGGGCATCACGTTCGACTCGGGCGGCATCTCGCTCAAGCCCGCCGCGAACATGGACCACATGACCTCGGACATGTCCGGCGCGGCCGGCGTGCTCGCTTCGGTGGTGCTGGCGGCGAAGCTGAAGTACCCCCTGGAGGTCGTCGCGCACATCCCGCTGGCGGAGAACCTGCCGTCGGGGACGTCGTACCGCCCGGGGGACGTGCTGACCATGTACGGCGGCAAGACCGTCGAGGTCCTCAACACCGACGCCGAAGGCCGGTTGGTGCTGGTGGACGCCATGGTGCGCGCCGCCGAGGAGAACCCGGACTACCTGATCGAGACCTCGACGCTGACCGGCGCCCAGGTCGTCGCGCTCGGCAACCGCACCGCCGGCGTGATGGGCTCGGACGACTTCCGCGACCGCGTCGCCGCGGTCATGCAGGCCACCGGCGAGAACGGCTGGGCGATGCCGCTGCCGGAGGAGCTGCGCGCCGACCTCGACTCGCGCCTGGCCGACCTGGCCAACGTCACGGGCCACCGCTGGGGCGGCATGCTCGCGGCGGGCATCTTCCTGCGCGAGTTCGTCGCCGACGGTCTCGATTGGGTCCACATCGACATCGCGGGCCCGTCGTTCAACACGGGTGCCCCGTGGGGCTACACCGGCAAGGGCGGCACCGGCGTCCCGGTGCGGACGATCGCCGCGGTGCTGGCGGACATCGCCGCCAACGGCTGA
- a CDS encoding oxidoreductase, producing the protein MVAVGLFDSLRRRAKGGQKAGTLRKASSEDTHHLDEWAASRRGVEAFVEPKTNVTETTVVLIAHDGEWTRRRIGSLEAAQQFGHRRSIPVYEVARVGYPKRMREYTERKKRGQV; encoded by the coding sequence GTGGTCGCGGTGGGGTTGTTCGACTCGCTGCGCAGGCGCGCCAAGGGTGGCCAGAAGGCCGGTACGCTGCGGAAAGCCAGTTCCGAAGACACCCATCACCTCGACGAGTGGGCGGCCTCGCGCCGGGGTGTCGAGGCCTTCGTCGAGCCGAAGACGAACGTCACCGAGACCACTGTGGTGTTGATCGCCCACGACGGTGAGTGGACCCGCCGCCGGATCGGCAGCCTGGAAGCGGCCCAGCAGTTCGGCCACCGCCGCTCGATCCCCGTCTACGAGGTCGCCCGGGTCGGCTATCCGAAGCGCATGCGCGAGTACACCGAGCGGAAGAAGCGCGGCCAGGTCTAG
- a CDS encoding TAXI family TRAP transporter solute-binding subunit, translated as MKRALAAAAVLALAVTGCGGKQQTDQPAQGGGQTCEAGEGRITIATGNSGGVYYVLGGGLAQLISNSTKLRATAAETGASVQNIQQLVAGNYDVAFSLADTAADAVRGEGSFDGKPQKIQALARIYPNSTQVLVRTDSGINSVADMKGKRISTGSPKSGTEVIANRLLQAAGLKPDTDVQAQRLDLAKTADGMKSGTLDGLVWSGGLPTAQITDITTALKDKVKFLDITPLLPKLKQVNDVYDRAVIPASTYAQPADVPTVVVPNLLLVREDFPAGNACAIAKLLFDKQAELAKVHPAAKEITKQLATQTDPVPLHPGAKQALG; from the coding sequence ATGAAACGCGCACTGGCCGCTGCCGCGGTACTCGCTCTGGCCGTCACGGGCTGCGGCGGGAAACAGCAGACCGACCAGCCCGCCCAGGGTGGCGGGCAGACCTGTGAGGCCGGCGAAGGCCGGATCACCATCGCCACCGGCAACAGCGGCGGCGTCTACTACGTGCTGGGCGGCGGCTTGGCCCAGCTGATCAGCAACAGCACCAAGCTGCGCGCGACGGCGGCGGAAACCGGCGCGTCGGTGCAGAACATCCAGCAGCTGGTCGCCGGCAACTACGACGTCGCGTTCTCCCTGGCCGACACCGCTGCGGACGCCGTGCGCGGCGAGGGATCCTTCGACGGCAAGCCGCAGAAGATCCAGGCCCTGGCCCGGATCTACCCGAACTCGACGCAGGTCCTGGTGCGCACCGATTCGGGCATCAACTCGGTCGCCGACATGAAGGGCAAGCGGATCTCGACGGGCTCGCCGAAGTCCGGTACCGAGGTGATCGCGAACCGCCTGCTGCAGGCCGCCGGCCTCAAGCCGGACACCGACGTCCAGGCGCAGCGGCTCGACCTCGCCAAGACCGCCGACGGCATGAAGTCGGGCACGCTCGACGGGCTCGTCTGGTCCGGCGGGCTGCCGACCGCGCAGATCACGGACATCACCACGGCGTTGAAGGACAAGGTGAAGTTCCTCGACATCACGCCGCTGCTGCCGAAGCTCAAGCAGGTCAACGACGTCTACGACCGCGCCGTCATCCCGGCCTCGACGTACGCCCAGCCCGCGGACGTGCCGACGGTCGTGGTGCCCAACCTGCTGCTGGTGCGCGAGGACTTCCCGGCCGGCAACGCGTGCGCGATCGCCAAGCTGCTCTTCGACAAGCAGGCGGAGCTGGCGAAGGTCCATCCGGCGGCGAAGGAGATCACCAAGCAGCTGGCCACGCAGACCGATCCGGTCCCGCTGCACCCGGGGGCCAAGCAGGCCCTCGGCTGA